Proteins encoded in a region of the Populus alba chromosome 13, ASM523922v2, whole genome shotgun sequence genome:
- the LOC118044044 gene encoding calmodulin, with amino-acid sequence MADVFTEKQIAEFQEAFCLFDKDGDGRITFEELATVIKSLDHGATEEELRHMIREVDVDGNGTIEFGEFRNLLARKIKENDADDELKEAFKVFDKDQDGYISPNELRHVMINLGEQLTDKELELMIQVADLDGDGRVNYEEFMRMMLAV; translated from the exons ATGGCGGATGTGTTTACAGAGAAGCAGATTGCTGAGTTCCAAGAAGCCTTTTGTCTATTTGACAAGGATGGAGATG GGCGCATTACCTTTGAGGAACTGGCCACTGTAATCAAATCGCTTGACCATGGCGCCACAGAAGAAGAGTTACGTCATATGATCAGAGAGGTTGATGTCGATGGTAATGGAACCATAGAATTTGGGGAGTTCCGGAATCTACTGGCAAGGAAAATTAAG GAAAATGATGCTGATGATGAACTGAAAGAGGCCTTCAAAGTATTCGACAAGGATCAAGATGGTTACATTTCACCTAATGag TTGAGGCATGTAATGATTAATTTAGGAGAGCAGTTGACAGACAAAGAGCTAGAGCTGATGATTCAAGTAGCTGACTTGGACGGAGATGGTCGGGTTAATTATGAGGAATTTATGAGAATGATGTTGGCAGTTTGA
- the LOC118044046 gene encoding calcium-transporting ATPase 12, plasma membrane-type, translating to MTMRSRKTSDNITLDQENLIPEPKRNQRRWRIAYTAIYFTRLLVSLSKKALERQTKILRSLSYVAVDVHDDTFQHENKLGSLTHVDQRTLNDIIKEKNLESLNKLGGVIQVATILETDVKDGTREADAAFRRDVFGANRFKKPPSKSFLSFVIEACKDPTIIILLVCAIMSLVFGIKQHGLKNGWYDGGSIIVAVVLVIAVSAISNFKQSKQFEKLSDESRDITVQVVRDGRHNHISIFDVVVGDVVSLKIGDQIPADGLFLHGYSLKVDESSMTGESDHVEVNGSENPFLLSGTKVTDGFGFMLVTSVGMNTAWGEMMSSISRDLDEQTPLQARLNKLTSYIGKVGLTVAILVLAVMMIRYFTGNTRDDNGRKEYYGSKTKVSDVLDSVVSIIAAAVTIVVVAIPEGLPLAVTLTLAYSMKKMMKDNAMVRKLSACETMGSATTICTDKTGTLTLNQMKVTEFCLGKETIEDKTEIESEVYQLLQEGVALNTTGTVNKSHPNLVPEIIGSPTEKAILSWAVMDLGMDINETKGKCEIIHVETFNSEKKRSGVLMRKNSEKAIHSHWKGAAEMILAICSNYYVRNGELRDLNEEEKMQFGAIIQSMAARSLRCIAFAHKKVVEENSQASAKLEENGMTFMGLVGLKDPCRIGVKTAVESCKNAGVDVKMITGDNIHTARAIAIECGILNPEDMKNGAVVEGVQFRNYSPAERIAKIDNIQVMARSSPFDKLLMVQCLKEKGHVVAVTGDGTNDAPALKEADIGLSMGIQGTEVAKESSDIVILDDNFTSVVTVLRWGRCVYNNIQKFIQFQLTVNVAALVINFVAAVSSGKVPLTAVQLLWVNLIMDTLGALALATEQPTNDLMAKPPVGRLEPLITKIMWRNLLAQALYQVTILLTLQFKGKAIFGVDEEVKNTLIFNTFVLCQVFNEFNARKLEKMNIFKGIHKNKLFLAIIGITIILQVLMVELLKKFASTERLNWQQWGACIAIAVLSWPIGCLVKCIPVSCKRTQIH from the coding sequence ATGACTATGAGGTCTCGAAAAACTAGCGACAATATTACTCTTGATCAAGAAAATCTGATACCAGAGCCAAAACGCAATCAGAGAAGGTGGAGGATTGCTTACACGGCCATATATTTCACAAGGCTTCTTGTTTCTTTATCCAAGAAAGCTCTTGAAAGACAGACCAAGATCCTGCGCTCCCTATCCTACGTTGCTGTTGATGTTCATGATGATACGTTCCAGCATGAGAATAAACTTGGTTCTTTGACTCATGTCGATCAGAGAACCCTCaatgatattataaaagaaaagaacctTGAATCTTTGAACAAACTGGGAGGAGTTATACAAGTTGCCACAATTCTAGAAACTGATGTGAAGGATGGTACAAGGGAGGCTGATGCTGCGTTTAGAAGGGATGTTTTTGGTGCAAATAGGTTTAAGAAGCCTCCTTCAAAAAGCTTTCTAAGCTTTGTTATCGAAGCATGCAAGGACCCGACCATTATCATTCTTTTGGTCTGCGCTATTATGTCCTTGGTATTCGGTATCAAACAGCATGGCCTGAAAAATGGGTGGTATGATGGAGGAAGCATTATTGTCGCAGTTGTTCTAGTTATTGCTGTCTCTGCTATCAGCAACTTCAAGCAATCCAAACAATTTGAGAAGTTATCTGATGAGAGCCGCGACATAACTGTGCAAGTAGTGAGAGATGGGAGGCACAATCATATATCTATTTTTGATGTGGTGGTGGGTGATGTGGTGTCTTTGAAGATTGGAGACCAAATACCTGCTGATGGGTTATTCTTGCATGGGTATTCTTTGAAGGTGGACGAATCTAGCATGACCGGAGAAAGCGACCACGTTGAGGTGAATGGAAGCGAAAACCCTTTCTTGCTCTCTGGTACAAAGGTGACTGATGGCTTTGGCTTCATGCTTGTCACATCTGTTGGCATGAATACAGCATGGGGAGAGATGATGAGTTCGATAAGTCGTGATTTGGATGAGCAAACTCCATTGCAAGCTCGCCTCAACAAGCTCACTTCTTATATTGGGAAGGTTGGATTGACAGTTGCCATTCTTGTGCTTGCCGTTATGATGATAAGGTACTTCACAGGAAATACTAGAGATGATAATGGTCGGAAAGAATACTATGGGAGCAAAACAAAGGTCAGTGATGTACTGGATTCAGTTGTGAGCATTATTGCTGCTGCAGTGACCATTGTCGTGGTGGCAATTCCAGAAGGTCTCCCTCTAGCTGTAACCCTAACTCTGGCTTActctatgaaaaaaatgatgaaagatAACGCCATGGTCCGTAAGCTCTCTGCTTGTGAAACAATGGGTTCAGCCACAACAATCTGCACAGACAAAACAGGCACTCTTACCTTGAACCAAATGAAGGTTACAGAGTTCTGTCTTGGGAAAGAAACAATTGAGGATAAGACTGAAATAGAATCAGAGGTCTATCAGTTACTACAAGAAGGGGTTGCTTTAAATACAACAGGTACTGTCAACAAATCTCATCCTAACTTAGTTCCTGAAATTATTGGCAGTCCGACTGAAAAAGCAATACTTTCTTGGGCTGTAATGGATTTGGGCATGGATATCAATGAAACAAAGGGAAAATGTGAAATAATACATGTAGAAACCTTTAATTCCGAGAAAAAGAGAAGTGGAGTGTTGATGAGGAAAAACAGTGAAAAGGCGATTCATTCACACTGGAAGGGAGCTGCCGAGATGATACTCGCAATTTGTTCAAATTATTATGTCAGAAATGGAGAGCTAAGAGACTTGAATGAGGAAGAAAAAATGCAATTTGGGGCCATAATTCAGAGTATGGCAGCCAGAAGCCTAAGATGCATTGCTTTTGCCCACAAAAAGGTTGTAGAAGAGAATAGCCAGGCATCTGCGAAGCTTGAAGAAAATGGAATGACCTTTATGGGGCTTGTGGGTTTGAAGGACCCATGCCGAATAGGAGTCAAAACGGCAGTGGAATCATGTAAGAATGCAGGAGTGGATGTTAAAATGATTACTGGTGACAATATACATACAGCAAGAGCTATAGCTATTGAATGCGGGATTCTCAATCCTGAAGACATGAAGAATGGTGCTGTAGTAGAAGGTGTACAATTCAGAAACTACTCACCTGCAGAGAGGATAGCCAAGATTGATAATATCCAGGTTATGGCAAGATCATCCCCATTCGACAAGCTTCTCATGGTACAGTGCTTAAAGGAGAAAGGTCACGTGGTAGCAGTCACTGGTGATGGCACAAATGATGCCCCTGCTCTAAAGGAAGCAGATATTGGGCTCTCCATGGGAATTCAAGGGACCGAGGTGGCAAAGGAGAGCTCAGACATTGTCATATTGGATGATAACTTCACCTCTGTGGTGACTGTATTGAGGTGGGGAAGGTGTGTCTACAACAATATTCAGAAGTTCATTCAATTTCAGCTCACTGTCAATGTTGCTGCCCTTGTCATCAACTTCGTTGCAGCTGTTTCTTCTGGAAAAGTCCCTCTGACTGCAGTCCAGCTGCTGTGGGTTAATCTCATAATGGACACCTTGGGAGCACTAGCCTTGGCCACTGAACAACCGACGAATGATCTCATGGCAAAGCCACCTGTGGGTCGATTAGAGCCACTTATCACCAAAATCATGTGGAGGAACCTCCTTGCTCAGGCCCTGTATCAGGTCACCATCTTACTGACTCTACAGTTCAAGGGAAAAGCGATATTTGGTGTGGATGAGGAAGTTAAGAATACCCTCATCTTCAACACTTTTGTCCTCTGCCAAGTGTTTAATGAGTTCAATGCACGGAAGCTGGAGAAGATGAACATATTCAAGGGGATACATAAGAACAAGTTATTCTTAGCAATCATAGGAATTACCATAATTCTTCAAGTGCTGATGGTGGAGCTTCTTAAGAAGTTTGCCAGCACTGAAAGGTTGAATTGGCAGCAGTGGGGTGCCTGCATTGCCATTGCAGTTCTTTCTTGGCCAATTGGTTGTCTAGTGAAGTGCATTCCAGTTTCTTGCAAGCGGACACAAATCCACTAA